Below is a genomic region from Scheffersomyces stipitis CBS 6054 chromosome 8, complete sequence.
GCTAGTAAAGACGAAAACGACGATACTGAGGAATATATCTACAATCCACGTGATGGGAATTATCTTAGTTTCAACAATAATCGTACATTTGACAACTCGCTCAATCGTTCGTACCTCTACAGACAATCTTTCAACGGCCTAGCTGACCGGTCGGCCGCTTCTTTTATAAATAGAAGTCACATGGACACTTCAGCAGTCCAAATACACCACCATCATTACTATTATGGTGGCAATGACGATACAGCTAATCGTACTATAGGCAGTCCAGAGCATACTGGTGCCCACACTCGTACATTACAATTAAGTGCTACCGGTGAACCTAATCTTCCATCGCCGTGGCAGTCAAATATCTCCCCAATAGCCCGAGTACCATATTTGCTAGCTTCGTATCTACAATTGATTATTAATTTGGTTGTTTCAGCTTATACCATCTACATCCTCTACCAAGTTATTTCTACTATCAGAAGAGATATCAATGTCAAATTGGACCTACATGCTAAAAATATCCTAAGCGAGATACAATCATGTACAAGGCAGtacaaagaaaatggatGCGGGCCAGACACGGTGGGCCCcgagttggaagaagtgtGTGCCAGTTTAGCCAAGTGCATGAACCAAAGTCCTCACAAAGGTAGCGGTAACGCCTCGCTGATCAGTGCCGAAACGATCGGCTTGATCATCAATTCGTTGGTTGAACCTCTTGGCTTGAAGGTGttcctctttctctttggaACCATCGCTGCCTTGTTTGCTTGCAACTTTACCTTCGGCTACATTCGTGCAAAGACCTACTATGGCTGGAATTCAGaattgattgcaaatcCTGCACACGCCGCCATTCCTGGTTCCACGCTGTCAGGATTAGGAAGTACCGAggaacaacttttcagccCTGGCAACGGATCGCAATTGGTAAACACACCAAAAAATAATGCCAATAGCTTGGCTTATACGGATGGACGTCAAGGAGGTAGCGACAATTCAGGCCGAGGTCTCTGGAAAAAGTTAACCTCCTGAGAGTCAAAATCCGAGatcaatctcttggaaaGGGAGTACGAATAGAGAACTAAATAGTATACAATAACGATAAATAGGATTATACGAATTACGAACAATATGGTAATGGGATTCACTACTAGAATACGAACCAGCCTATTTTACGAGTTCCAGTGTTCCTCGGCATAACCATCAAATTTTGGTTGCTCCGGTGCCTGTGGAAATATTTTCGCTTCAATTGTAGCAGGCCGCAGGACAGTGATAACAACTTGGTCTAGGCAAAGAGTCGAATGCTACTAACAGCGATGGAAAAGgagaatcagaagattACAGGGTTAGAACAGTAGTAGCATATGCGCTTGGGCTGTCATGTATATCTCAAGAGGGGAGTATCTAAAAACCTAATTGTTTGTAGCccagaaattgaactggAATAATAATCTCACTTCAATAACTCCGGTCGGCCTCACGAAATTCGTGAAACTGCTGCAGCGCTTCAGTTCATCCAAATCTTGCCTCAAAATTCACCTAGCTGGAGGATTGCTGTTGGAATGTAGTCATAACCACTGACAACTATGGTCCATTCAGCGCCAGGGTGGCTTTTTGGGGTCTGGTAATGCTACGGAATGAATGGCATCAGCCGCAGCTGTTCGATCGGCTGAAGGTTTTGTGCCGACCGGCTCTAACAGCGAACAAGTCCGCATCTGCCAACATTCGGCATATGCTCCCTGGCTCGTTTGCTCATCACCATATAAATACAACAATTTTatgcaattgcaattgtaaGTAAAAAAAACCGAATTTGTCGCTAATCCTCTAGAATGGGTATTTTCGGAACATCCAAACAGGAGGAAGAACAATTAAGAGAGGCTGCTACTAATGCTGGTGCCTCATCGCAGAACAACTCCCGCTTCTCGTTCTCATCTGCTACTGGATCCTCTGCCTATGAAACTGCTGAGGAGGACTTTTCAGAACTGGACGCAGTGagcaaagaagaggagCCACAAAAATTCGACCATGTGGAACCTCAAATAGACGAAGTTGCCGCAGATGCTGACACCACTGCCGGATatgatgacgacgaaaCCATCAAGGACTCTTCCAAAGAGGTGAGCTCTCCGAAATTCGGCACTTCAAAGGATGTTGATACGCCCAAAGATGGAATGTCGTCACACCACGACATAGAGACTGAGGACGACCATAGCGTCACTGGCTACGTACCACCCCAGCAAACAGCTGGCGAAACAAAAGAtaatatagaagaagaagaagatgaagaaaacagaTTGAACAGACAGTATACCCTTGAAAGATTGGCTTCGCGCAAGTCTATTGCTGAAGTggttgaagatgaattcCAGACATTTTTGTCCAAACAACCTTCTCAAGTTGGAGCAACGCCTTCTTCCAAGGAGGAAGGTGAACAACAGGCTATTGATGTGAAGGACTTGGATTGGGACTCGGAAACGGATCCTGCCAATCCCCAGAACTGGCCCAAATGGAAGAAGTGGATTATTACTATCACTGTGGCTGTGGTATGTTTGTGTTGTTCCTTGGGTTCTTCTTTATATGTCAGTGGTGCCTTCCAAATAGTTGCTGAATTCGATGTATCCTTGGAACTTACTATTTCGGGGTTGACCTATTATTTGCTAGGTTTGGCATTTGGTCCTCTATTGACGGCTCCGTTGTCGGAAATCATCGGTCGTAAAATCATATACGTCGTATCCTTACCAACAGGTATGTTATTCGTTATGGGTGTAGGCTTGGCCAAAAACATACACACCATCTTGGTGTTGAGATTCTTCTGTGGCTTGTTCACCTCTCCAGCGTTGTCGGTAGCGGGTGGTACTATTTCTGACTTGTGGTCCGATAGAATCGAGGAACTATCACAAGCGGTAGCATTGTTCTGTTTGGCTCCTTTCTTGGGTCCTGTTCTTGGTCCCGTAATCGGTGACTTTGCAGCCGAAGCCAAGGGGTGGAAGTGGTCGGCTTCAtggatcttgttgatgttcTGTGGTGCTATTTTGCCATTTGTATTAATCTGTCCAGAAACATTCAAACCacaaatcttgaaaaccAGAGCTAAGAAGAGAGGTATCAAGATCATCGAAAGAAATATCACCGTAAAGCTTCTTGTTACCATTCTCATCAACGATTTGACCCGTCCGCTCGAAATGTTGATCAAGGAACCCATTGTTTTGGTATTGTCGATCTACATTGCCTTTGTGTTTGCCGTGTTGTTCGGTTTCTTTGAAGCATTTCCAATCATCTTCAGAGGAGTCTACCACATGGACAGTGGTGTCTCTGGGTTACCATTCCTTGCTGTCGGTCTTGGCTTGGTCAGTGGTGTGCTCTTCTATCTTATTTTGGATAAGACCTACTACTTCCCTAAGAATCCTGATGGAACCAGAGGTAAAAAggatgaaaatggaaacCCAATTTGGGATGCTCCCGAGAAGAAGTTACTTCTTGGTAAGATTGGAGGAATCTGTTTGCCCATTTCCTTGTTCTGGATGGGATGGACAGGTAGAAATGATAGCGTTCACTGGATGGCACCAACTGCAGCAGGATTCCCATTCGGTTTTGGTATGATTATGGTATTTTTCTCGATCGTTCTCTACTTCTCCATGTGTTTCCCACCTATTTACGTCGCCTCTGCTGTCGCtgccaacaacttgttgcGTTATATTCTAGCTTCCGTATTCCCCTTGTTCACTACACAGATGTACGAGAGATTGACAATTTCATGGGCCAGTTCGTTATTTGGGTTCATTGCTCTTGCTATGGTTCCAGTTCCATTCATTTTTGAGAAGTATGGCCCTAAATTCAGAGCTCGTTCTCCATATGGTTACGctgccttcttcaaaaagattgctgctgccaaagctgctgctgcttccCAAGCCGCTTCCCAAGCCGCTTCTAAGTCTTCTCCTTCTACTGCTCCAGCTCTCGACAAGCTCGAAAACGGAAGCGATTCCTCGGGCACAGATGGTGTGGATGTGACTACCGAAAAGATTGCGGACAAGTCGGAAGAAGCCGTAGCCAACAAGGTATAGTTCCAAAGACAAAACATTCAAACCTGTATACCCTATTTTCTTATTCGTTGACTTTGAAGTCATGCTTTACATTATTTAATTGCTTTCCGTACCTTAGTAGAACTAAACTTTATAATGCATACATAATTGATATATTTTGTAAATCGATAGTTCAAAATAATATGCTCATGCACCCGTGAGGTACTGAAATGCAATTTTCACTGTCGTAGGTTGTAGCAATACCAttgagatttttcagttacAGACTAAAGATATCGTGAATATAGAAATTACAATTCTCAGGAGCGTAGACGAGTTAAATAGGTGCAAAAATTAACTGCCCCACTTCTGTCTTCTCCAGACTCCCGCCTGCACTTGCTTGCTCGGCAGTTGCGAAAAGCGAATATCCGGACTTCTATTACTGATTAAACTTAGAGGAAGCCCATACTGGAAATAAATTTAGATTTCGGGAATTCTATAATATTTTTAATTGCAAGTACCACAATTCCAATATCTAACTTCTAATCCTCAAACTGGTAAAGTAATAGATACTTTGCAAAAGTTGCCTTATCAGATATATGTGGTGTGTTGCACGTGATTTCAATCACGCAGTTGGGTCCAAAATAAATTGGAACAAACAGAAGATTGATAAATTGATAATTGAATattattctttttcagttgcaaaaCTAATCTTTTGAAGTGTAGTTTGAATACACTTAGTAGTGCCGCAGCTGTAATAACGGTTTTGGCCAATTTTGGAGCGATAGAATCGGCAATTTTATATTATCTACTTTCTCATTTGTCCTTCAATTCTATATAGATTTATTCATTTTCTGAATCTACGATGAACTCGCAGAATATGCTGGGACTTCCTGGTCTGAGTGGACAGAGAAACCCTAATGCACCTAATAGATCAGGTGGAGCTATCAACATTCATCCCAGTCAAGTACAACAATTGGTGCAAGTGCTTAAGAACGAAGTTCAGTTGGGAAAGAATGCTTCAGATGAaactgaaaagaagaaacacTATGCCAAAGCTGAAGGAATCAGAACCCTTCTTTTGAATTATCAAGCGCAACAAAGGGCGAGGtcacaacaacagcaaaatcaacaaaatcaaaatcaaaatcaaaatcaaagcCAACAAAATCAGATCCATGTCCAAACCCAAAATCAACAGAACCAAATGCAACCGGCCCAACAACAAGTAAGGCAGCTAACAgctcaacaacaattgcaacagcaacagcaacagcagcaagCTCATCAACAGCAGATTCAGGCCGTCCAGGCTCAGGCTCAGGCTCTAGCTGCTGCCCAGATGCTGAATCCGTTGATGCAACAGAGTAGCCAATCGCCAATGGCTATGAACTTATCTCAACAGAGCAGACAACCTTCAAGCCAGCCTACGCCCGTTTTGCAGTCTCCACAGTTGagtcaacaacagcaacaacaaataAGACAATCGCCAATGATGCAACAGAAACCAACTCCCCAGATGCGGCAGTCTCCTATTGTAGCACATCTGCTGCCTCCAGGTTCTCAGCAGATGAGATCTGGCTCTGCGGGATCGCAAGGCTCTCCAGCTCCCATTGCAGGTACTCCATCAATTCCAGCCAATATGGCTACTGTAGAACGATTCAATATTGTCAAGCAGAAGTTAACTGAAGTTCAGCATAGAATCCAATTCCTTGAGCAGAGTAAAAAAGGAAGTAATATTGGGCCTGATGAACTTGCAACTATCGACAAAGAGCTTCTTGAGCAGAAGACAAAGTTCCTGCAATTCCAGAAACTCGGTCTTTTCATTAGAAATCTGTTGACTCAACAGGCTCAGGCTAGAGCCAATACACCACAAGCAGCAACAGGGACCCCTCCGCAATTTCAAccacaacagcaacagcagcagatgcaacagcagcagcagttcATAAACAAACAGAACCAACAAGCGATTTCATCTCCAGCTTTGCAAAAGAATCAGCTCACTGtacaacagcaacaacaattgcaacagcAGATCCAACAAAGATCGCAGCAACAGACTCTCTTACAACAGAGAgtgcaacagcaacagacTACAAtacagcagcaacaacaaatgcatcaacagcaacagatgcaacagcagcagcaacagcaaaagCAGCTGattcaacagcaacaacagaTGCAACAAATCAAGCGCGCACAAGCATCTTCTCCACAGTTGCAACAGCAGCCTCAACGGGTGCCTAGTAGACAAGCAACAGCAACTCCTCAACAACATCCCTCTGTTGCCAGTAGACCTGCGTCAATTACTTCAGCCGGTCAAGCTCAGAAGCCTACTGGCAGTAGACCTCCTTCTACGGCACACAGCCAATCTACGCCTAGTTTCAGTGGTATACCCAATGCGACTAACGTTGTAGAATCCGCTAATTCTGGAGCTGCTAATGCATCTGCTTCAGCggttgttgctgctgctgttgctggtaGTAGCGCAGGCGCTAAATCAGTGTCGCCAGCTCCTGCTACTGGAGACAAGTCGTCACCCAAATCGACAACTCCTCAGAAGCTGCAGTCATTGAGAACTCCTGGTCCTCCTCCGATCAATTTAGCAGGAATCACCAAACCTCAGGTACCATCGATTCCAATCTCTGCAACAATCAACGTCAAGCCTCCTACGGCTGTGACCTTGAAGGCAACAGGTGATAGTAGACCTACGTTGACTGGAGGTGAAGCAAATAGTTTGAGTATTCTCTTGAATACCCCAGCTATCACCAAATTGCCTACTTTTGAGTTGTCTTCTGGAGGAACCAATGGTAGTTTACCTGAAACAGGGCAGAGAGCCTTGACCAAACGGAAACTCTCGGAGTTAATCAGCACTATGGGCGTGGATGAAGGCGATGGTAAAACTAACATAGACGGCAATGTCGAAGAGCTCTTGTTGGATTTAGCCGATGAGTTCATCAACTCGGTGACTTCCTTCTCCTGTAGACTAGCCAAACATAGAAAGGTGGATTCCATAGATACCAAGGACGTGCAATTACATTTGGAAAGAAACTGGAACATCAAGATTCCTGGCTATGCTATGGACGAAATTAGATCGACTAGAAAGTTGCAGCCTTCTACAAGCTACAACCAGAAGGTTCAAGGTGTCGAGATCTCCAGATCGGTCAATGGTGATATCAACGGGTAAGAATTTTTCTCTGTGTAACTATTTAACTGGGTATAGTAATGTACTAGAATTTAACATAAGTATGTAAATTGTAGTCAAATATTGTAAGTTTCTACTATAAATATTCTGAAAGCACTATATAAATTCTGAACATTTATCATAAAGCTAGCTCGGACAATGCAGATGCAATTTTCTATTGTATATAACGGCGAAACTCACGAAGTAActcaaattcaaattacTATTGTAATCAAAATATGCATACATTGACTAATACTCTGTCTATTTGTCTTCTGTCTTTTCCTTATGGAGTtttctgatcttcttggccCATGACTTTACGTCTTTTTCAAACACACCTTCTTCTACACCTTTGAGGAATCCATCTTTGTCATCCAAGAGCTCACGTGGAGACTTACGAAGACTATCGTCTTTAATCAAGGACGAGTCAATAAACTGGCACAACAAGGGATCGAACTTCTGTTTTGTAATGTTGTTAATCTTTCCTGTCAATGTTGGTGGAGTCTCGTTAACAATTCGTTGAAGCAAGTCTAAAATACCTTCAGGGCCACCTGTCTGACCAGCTTCATCGTCTGACCATACTGGTACACCGTTAGCTAATTCTATCAACATCAACCCCATCGACCAGACATCAGACTTGACACCATAGTTTAGACCTTGTATTCTTTCGGGCGACATGTACGTAGATGTTCCTACAAAGGTGTCTGCCATGGCCAAGGAGTTTGTCAATTCTCTGGAG
It encodes:
- a CDS encoding conserved hypothetical protein (required for cell viability in S. cerevisiae) → MSYKRYPDGNDFDGTFFQSLSLEDTGHATANIYNRHYTAEYDEDLMEIDYEHDKSDFNLDHANFTPEPISSGDPDILTPINKLSHFASTPAQSTPINEDKNSNETISDNKSEELQEHEKEIENEDADLGEANSSIVSSLLSPTILGARLAIRSPRLLLPPPSRKGSVSFSDIDHEYDTSSFRDHSATLPISKFGNYKTPEPINRLSNLNFRNVSSFSSNSDLSTFLASKDENDDTEEYIYNPRDGNYLSFNNNRTFDNSLNRSYLYRQSFNGLADRSAASFINRSHMDTSAVQIHHHHYYYGGNDDTANRTIGSPEHTGAHTRTLQLSATGEPNLPSPWQSNISPIARVPYLLASYLQLIINLVVSAYTIYILYQVISTIRRDINVKLDLHAKNILSEIQSCTRQYKENGCGPDTVGPELEEVCASLAKCMNQSPHKGSGNASSISAETIGLIINSLVEPLGLKVFLFLFGTIAALFACNFTFGYIRAKTYYGWNSELIANPAHAAIPGSTSSGLGSTEEQLFSPGNGSQLVNTPKNNANSLAYTDGRQGGSDNSGRGLWKKLTS
- the MDR18 gene encoding Polyamine transport protein (TPO4) (multidrug resistance protein 8 sperimidine transporter); the protein is EEGEQQAIDVKDLDWDSETDPANPQNWPKWKKWIITITVAVVCLCCSLGSSLYVSGAFQIVAEFDVSLELTISGLTYYLLGLAFGPLLTAPLSEIIGRKIIYVVSLPTGMLFVMGVGLAKNIHTILVLRFFCGLFTSPALSVAGGTISDLWSDRIEELSQAVALFCLAPFLGPVLGPVIGDFAAEAKGWKWSASWILLMFCGAILPFVLICPETFKPQILKTRAKKRGIKIIERNITVKLLVTILINDLTRPLEMLIKEPIVLVLSIYIAFVFAVLFGFFEAFPIIFRGVYHMDSGVSGLPFLAVGLGLVSGVLFYLILDKTYYFPKNPDGTRGKKDENGNPIWDAPEKKLLLGKIGGICLPISLFWMGWTGRNDSVHWMAPTAAGFPFGFGMIMVFFSIVLYFSMCFPPIYVASAVAANNLLRYILASVFPLFTTQMYERLTISWASSLFGFIALAMVPVPFIFEKYGPKFRARSPYGYAAFFKKIA
- the TAF12 gene encoding Transcription initiation factor TFIID subunit 12 (TBP-associated factor 12) (TBP-associated factor 61 kDa) (TAFII-61) (TAFII61) (TAFII-68) (TAFII68) (go_component transcription factor TFIID complex~go_process transcription initiation), which codes for MSGLPGSSGQRNPNAPNRSGGAINIHPSQVQQLVQVLKNEVQLGKNASDETEKKKHYAKAEGIRTLLLNYQAQQRARSQQQQNQQNQNQNQNQSQQNQIHSSQSPMAMNLSQQSRQPSSQPTPVLQSPQLSSQQMRSGSAGSQGSPAPIAGTPSIPANMATVERFNIVKQKLTEVQHRIQFLEQSKKGSNIGPDELATIDKELLEQKTKFSQFQKLGLFIRNSLTQQAQARANTPQAATGTPPQFQPQQQQQQMQQQQQPASITSAGQAQKPTGSRPPSTAHSQSTPSFSAKSVSPAPATGDKSSPKSTTPQKSQSLRTPGPPPINLAGITKPQVPSIPISATINVKPPTAVTLKATGDSRPTLTGGEANSLSILLNTPAITKLPTFELSSGGTNGSLPETGQRALTKRKLSELISTMGVDEGDGKTNIDGNVEELLLDLADEFINSVTSFSCRLAKHRKVDSIDTKDVQLHLERNWNIKIPGYAMDEIRSTRKLQPSTSYNQKVQGVEISRSVNGDING